AAACTACTCTTTCTTGGTTTCCTTTCGCCCATCTTTCTGTGTTTGGGATTGTTACTTTCAAGCCCCTATTGGTTGGGGACAAATGATCCATACCAAAAGTCAGAAATCGCAGTATTAGAAATCTCGGAACCATTTCCCACTAAAAAACAATTAAAGGCTGTCGTTAACCTATATACAAAGTCAGATTTCAAAAAACTAATCCTTGTTAGTAAGGAAGACAAATCACAAAACCAAGTGATAGGTCCTTTTGAAATAGACCAAAAAGTGAAAGAAATCCTCATTTCAAACGGAATCCCAAGTTCACAAATCATGACTCTTGTAATTGCAGGTTCCAAAATGGGTGACACAGACGAGGCATCCAAAAACCTATTAAAATTAGCTGTTTCTGACAATTTAGGGTCTATATTACTCCTAACACGAGAGTTTGAAAAACGACGTGTTTTGAATATTTACAAAAAAACATTAACCAGTTTGCCCGTAAAAGTCACAGCGTATAGTTTTCCATCTGAAATTTCGGGTTCGAATTGGTTTTTATCAGAATCAGGTACGAAAGAAGTTTCCGTAGAATTCGTACGTTATATCTATTCTTACATCAGAGGTATCCTTTAACATGGATGAAATAAAAGATTCAAACGAACTCATAGAACAAAGAATTCAAAAGATAAATGATTTAAAAACAAAAGGAATCAATCCTTACCCACTTCGTTTTTTTCCAAACTCCGATTCCAAAACTCTATTATCTAGTTTTGATCCCAATCAAACCGAAAAAAAATCTTTCAAACTCGGTGGACGTCTGCATGCAAAACGTGTTATGGGGAAAGCAAGTTTTGCCCATTTAAAAGATGCAGAAGGTCTCATTCAATTGTATGCGACTCGGGATGACCTAGGCGAAGAAAATTATTCCTTATTTAAGTCTCTAGACTTAGGAGATTGGATTGGAATCGAAGGTTGGTTATTCCAAACTCAAAAAGGAGAAACCACGCTTCATTTAACGAACGTTCAGCTACTCGCAAAATGTATCAGACCACTTCCCGTTGTAAAAGAAAAAGATGGTGTTGTTTACGATGCTTTTTCCGACGTTGAACAACGATATAGAATGCGTTATGTGGACCTTGTCGTAAACGAAAACGTTCGTGAAACATTCAAAATGCGTTCTCGTATCATATCGGAAATTCGTAAGTTTTTAACAAATGAAGGATTTTTAGAAGTGGAAACTCCGATGATGCAACCGATTGCGGGAGGTGCAGCAGCAAGACCGTTTGTCACCCACCACAATACACTTGATATGGAACTTTTCCTTCGAATTGCACCAGAACTTTATTTAAAACGACTCATTGTGGGCGGAATGGACAGAGTGTTTGAACTCAATCGTAACTTTCGTAACGAAGGTATCTCCACAAAACACAACCCAGAATTTACCATGATGGAAGCTTATATGGCGTTTGGAGATATGGAAACCATGTTATCCCTTACGGAAAGGATGATTGTTTCCGTAGCACAATCCATTGGGAAAGGATTAAAATTTGCCTACGGCAAAGACCTAATTGACCTCACTCCTCCTTGGAAACGAGTGAAATACATTGATATCATCAAGGACTATTCAGGAATTGATTTTAGCCAAATCACCGATGTAAAAGAAGCCATTGAAAAAGCAAAATCCAAAGGAGTTGATTCATCTGATTCAGTATCAATTTGGAAAGTATGTGATGATGTTTTTAGTTCCCTTGTTGAACCTCACCTCATCCAACCTATCTTTATCACTGACTTTCCAAAAGAACTCTCCCCTCTTGCAAAATCAAGAGAAGATGATCCTAAGTATGTGGAACGATTTGAACCATATGTTGCGGGAAGAGAGATTGGAAACGCCTTTACTGAGTTAAACGATCCTTTCGACCAAAGGGAACGTTTTGAGGAACAAGTCAAACAAAGGGAAGCTGGTGATGATGAAGCCTTTATGATGGATGATGATTATATCCGTGCCCTCGAATATGGCCTTCCACCAACTGGGGGACTTGGAATTGGAATTGATCGATTGGTCATGTTACTGACAGATTCTCATTCCATTCGGGATACGATTTTATTTCCTCTGATGCGCCCAGAATAGAATCTGGGACATTCTCTTTAGGCATAAAAAAAACCTCTCCTTAACACCTTCGTTTTGGAGAGGTTTTTGATTCAATGGTATGTTTCGAATACCTTACGGTATTAAAAATTACCCAATAGATTCTTAACGTTTGTTAATATTGAGTTTTGGTTCCGATTCAATCACACGGATGAGTTTAGAGAGATTGGATTGGAACTTTGCCGTTTGGTCTCCATTCAATTGGTAATTGATTGTTTCCTTACGATTTGTGTAACTGATTGTGATGTTTTGGTTTTCACCAATTTTGGGTAACATCTCTTGTGTGAGTGCCGAAGTGACAATGATGGTATCAGAATAATCAGTATTGGTCTTTTTTAAATTGTACCAAGTTTCTCCTAATTTTAACGAAACCCCGATTGGGATATCAACATCGAAGGTTCCAATTTCATACAGGAGGAAATAATTGATAGCACCTGTGCCATTATCTCGTTCTGCCTTAAAGTACACACAAGGGCGTTTTCCTGAGAATAACCATAGGTATTTTTGCATACAAATGTCTTTGGAAATCGCGGTTTGTTGCTCCAAGGTCGGTTCTGGGGTTACGACAAAGGCCTTACTCCCGGAACAGGAAACGAGGACCAAAAAAAGGAGGAAAATCGAGGAAATTCGGGTGAGTGAGAAGATTCTTTCCATGATACACCCAACCTTTTTCGAGATGCAAGGTTTGGCAAAGGAAAAAATCCTGTTCCTATGGTATCTTATCCCAAAGGAAAAATAAAAGTCCTACTTCTGGAAAACATCCACAAGGATGCATATGAACTTTTCCACCGAGATGGTTTTGATGTAACTCTCATCAAAGATGCGATGGAAGAAGAAGAACTCATCCAAAAAATCTCTGATGTCCATGTTCTTGGTATTCGAAGCAAAACAAACGTCTCAAAAAAAGCATTAGAGAATGCTAAAAAATTAATGACGATCGGTTGTTTTTGTATCGGAACCAACCAAGTGGAATTAGAAGAAGCAGAAAAAAGAGCAGTTCCTGTTTTTAATGCTCCCTACAGTAACACAAGGTCAGTGGCTGAACTTGTGATCGCTGAAATCATCATGCTTGCAAGAAAAGCATCTGACCAATCTAGAGATGTCCACCTTGGCAAATGGAATAAAATTGCAAAAGGTTGTTTTGAAGTGAGGGGAAAAACTCTCGGTATCATTGGGTATGGTCATATTGGTACCCAAGTATCGGTCCTTGCTGAATCCATGGGGATGCGCGTGGTATTTTATGATATCATTTCCAAACTACCTCTCGGCAATGCAACGGCTGCACATAGTTATGAAGAACTTCTGAAACAATCTGATTTTATTTCCTTCCATGTTCCCGAAACAGAAGATACCAAAAACCTATTCCGTAAGGAACACTTACCTCTCTTAAAGAATGGAGTCTATGTATTAAACTTATCTCGAGGAAAGGTTCTCGAAATTGATGCACTTGTGGAAGGAATCAAATCAGGTAAAATTGCTGGTGCAGGTGTTGACGTATTCCCTGAAGAACCAAAATCAAATGATGATCCATTTGTAAGCCCACTCCAGGGACTACCCAATGTGATTCTCACTCCACACATTGGTGGTTCCACAGAAGAAGCACAAAAAAACATAGGAACGGAAGTTGCTGAAAAATTATTAAAATTTATCAATAATGGCTCAACTACTTTCTCTGTGAACTTTCCAAACATAGAATTAGGGAATTTAAAATCAGGTTACCACAGAATCCTAAATATCCACCAAAACCAACCAGGTTTCCTTCGGGACATTAACTCCATTATCTCTGATATGGGAGGAAATATCCTGACTCAAAACTTGAGCACATCGGCAAACATTGGTTATTTGAGTATGGAAATCGATAAAAATTTGGGTGATGAACTGAAAGACAAAATCAAAGCCCACAAACATTCGATCCGCACTCGAATCCTTTACTAAAATAAAGGGAAGGATGACATCATTATGATTGAAATCCTTCCCATCTTTACAAACTCTCCCTTACGCAACTTCACATATCTCATTTATTCCAACAGAACCGGCGAAGCGTATTCTGTGGATCCCTATCATGCTCCTCTCATTCTAACCCAACTCAAAAAAATGGGTTTAACTCTAAAGGGAATATTAAATACCCATGAACACGGGGATCACACAGAAGGAAATTTAGAATTAAAAAAAGAAACAAAATGTTTAGTCTATGGACATACAAATGCCAAAGGGAAAATTCCTGGACTCGACGAAACATTAAAAGAAGGACAAATCTGTTTTTCAGTGGAAGGTGAATCCATCGAAGTTTGGGACACTCCCGGTCATACATTTTCTCATTTAAGTTTTGTACATAAAAATCCTAAAACGATACTTGGGATTTTTTCTGGAGATACTTTGTTCAATGTAGGTGTTGGTAATTGTTTCCGAGGGGGAGATGCAAATGCCCTGTATGAAACCATAAACAACCGTTATGCTAATTTGCCAGACAATTGTCGTTTGTATCCTGGTCATGATTATTGGGAGAACAATCTGGCATTTTCCAAACATATAGAGCCAATTCACGAAGAAAGAGAATTGTTTCAAAAAACACTTACCCCCCATATGATTTCAACCATTGGACTGGAAAAAAAATTAAGTCCATTTTTTCGTCGTGATTTAGAATCCATCAAAGACCGACTAACAGAAATGGGAGAAACGGTCACAGATGATCGTTCTGTATTCTTACTCTTACGAAAACTGCGAGATCATTGGTAAAATTTTCATTTTACAAAAGAGAATCTCCCTTTAACTTTTAGTCAAATGACGATTCTTATCATCTGCCTCTTAGTTTCCATTTCTCAAATTTATTTAGCAAAAGCTGTTGTAGCTGTCGCAATGTCCCGCGAAGGGAAAGGATATGACAACCACCATCCAAGGTTACAACAATCAAAACTCACTGGATGGGGTGGACGCGCATATGGCGCACACCAAAATGGATTCGAAGCCTTCCCTATTTTTGCGATCGCAATCCTACTCAATTTAATCATTGAAGTTGATTTTTATTTCGCTGAAATCCTCGCACTGAGTTTTGTTTCGTTACGTTTTATATACATTTACCTCTACATTGCTGATTTTTCCTTTGCACGTTCCACCACTTGGACACTTGCATTTATTTGTAATATAGGATTGTACATTTTACCATTAGTGTATTAAGTTTCTCTCATAAGCCTTTGAAACGAATTTCCATTTTATTTTTTTTCATCTTTTTGTTTGCATTTGGATATGTACTTTTTTCCGAACCAAGTGAAATTGAGACTAATGGCAAAAACCGAATCACTGATTTTCAAAAGGCAAAACGTGTTTTAAAACGGTTTTATGCAAAAGTAGGAAAAGATTTTTATTGTGGTTGTGAGTTTGAAAAAGACGAAGAAGAACTCGGACGTTTTCGAATCAAACAAGATTCTTGCGGATTACAAGCAAGGAAAGATACCAAAAGACAAAGTTACATCGAATGGGAACACATAGTTCCCGCTTATAGTTTTGGAAAGTCTAGAGAGTGTTGGACCAAAACTAATTGTGAAGTAGGTGGGAAACTTTTAAAAGGAAGGAAGTGTTGTGGTGCAACAGATCCTGAATTTAATCTCATTGAAGCCGACCTTCACAACATCGTTCCTGTTCCCGGTGAAATTAATGCTGACCGAGGGATTTTTCCCTATGGAGAAATCGAAGGGGAACCTAGAGAGTATGGTCTTTGTGATTTTGAAGTGAACTTCAAAGCATCCATTGCCGAACCAAAACCAGAGATCAGGGGAGACATTGCTCGGGTTTACTTTTACATGGAGTGGCGTTACCAAATTCCCATCCCCGACGGGAAACGGAAACTCTACCAAACTTGGCACGAGAATGACCCACCAGATACTTTTGAGATTCGCAAAAATGAGATCGTAGAGAGGCTCCAGAAGGTAAAAAATCCCTTTGTCGAAGGCGAAACTCCCAATTGAACGAAAGAAGGGAGTTTTTGTTTTCAGAAAAGATTTTAATTTTGCCAAATCAAAGATAGCTTCATTTACAGATTTAGGGTGCTTTGGAGTCTGGAACCAATATGAAAGAATATGACATTTTGGTGGTGGGAGCTGGAGCTGGGACCAAACTTGTGACCCCTCCTTCTCTCATAGGAAAACGAGTGGTAGTCTTTGAAAAAGAGACTCCAGGCGGGACTTGTCTCAACCGAGGATGTATCCCTTCCAAAATGATCATCTATCCTTCTGAACTTGTCAGACTCAGAGAAGAAGGAGAACGATTTGGGATCAATTTCCCAAAACCAACCACGGTTCCTGTGGAATCGATCTTCCAAC
The nucleotide sequence above comes from Leptospira levettii. Encoded proteins:
- the serA gene encoding phosphoglycerate dehydrogenase; this translates as MVSYPKGKIKVLLLENIHKDAYELFHRDGFDVTLIKDAMEEEELIQKISDVHVLGIRSKTNVSKKALENAKKLMTIGCFCIGTNQVELEEAEKRAVPVFNAPYSNTRSVAELVIAEIIMLARKASDQSRDVHLGKWNKIAKGCFEVRGKTLGIIGYGHIGTQVSVLAESMGMRVVFYDIISKLPLGNATAAHSYEELLKQSDFISFHVPETEDTKNLFRKEHLPLLKNGVYVLNLSRGKVLEIDALVEGIKSGKIAGAGVDVFPEEPKSNDDPFVSPLQGLPNVILTPHIGGSTEEAQKNIGTEVAEKLLKFINNGSTTFSVNFPNIELGNLKSGYHRILNIHQNQPGFLRDINSIISDMGGNILTQNLSTSANIGYLSMEIDKNLGDELKDKIKAHKHSIRTRILY
- a CDS encoding MAPEG family protein — encoded protein: MTILIICLLVSISQIYLAKAVVAVAMSREGKGYDNHHPRLQQSKLTGWGGRAYGAHQNGFEAFPIFAIAILLNLIIEVDFYFAEILALSFVSLRFIYIYLYIADFSFARSTTWTLAFICNIGLYILPLVY
- a CDS encoding endonuclease; translated protein: MKRISILFFFIFLFAFGYVLFSEPSEIETNGKNRITDFQKAKRVLKRFYAKVGKDFYCGCEFEKDEEELGRFRIKQDSCGLQARKDTKRQSYIEWEHIVPAYSFGKSRECWTKTNCEVGGKLLKGRKCCGATDPEFNLIEADLHNIVPVPGEINADRGIFPYGEIEGEPREYGLCDFEVNFKASIAEPKPEIRGDIARVYFYMEWRYQIPIPDGKRKLYQTWHENDPPDTFEIRKNEIVERLQKVKNPFVEGETPN
- the lysS gene encoding lysine--tRNA ligase, which translates into the protein MKDSNELIEQRIQKINDLKTKGINPYPLRFFPNSDSKTLLSSFDPNQTEKKSFKLGGRLHAKRVMGKASFAHLKDAEGLIQLYATRDDLGEENYSLFKSLDLGDWIGIEGWLFQTQKGETTLHLTNVQLLAKCIRPLPVVKEKDGVVYDAFSDVEQRYRMRYVDLVVNENVRETFKMRSRIISEIRKFLTNEGFLEVETPMMQPIAGGAAARPFVTHHNTLDMELFLRIAPELYLKRLIVGGMDRVFELNRNFRNEGISTKHNPEFTMMEAYMAFGDMETMLSLTERMIVSVAQSIGKGLKFAYGKDLIDLTPPWKRVKYIDIIKDYSGIDFSQITDVKEAIEKAKSKGVDSSDSVSIWKVCDDVFSSLVEPHLIQPIFITDFPKELSPLAKSREDDPKYVERFEPYVAGREIGNAFTELNDPFDQRERFEEQVKQREAGDDEAFMMDDDYIRALEYGLPPTGGLGIGIDRLVMLLTDSHSIRDTILFPLMRPE
- a CDS encoding MBL fold metallo-hydrolase, yielding MIEILPIFTNSPLRNFTYLIYSNRTGEAYSVDPYHAPLILTQLKKMGLTLKGILNTHEHGDHTEGNLELKKETKCLVYGHTNAKGKIPGLDETLKEGQICFSVEGESIEVWDTPGHTFSHLSFVHKNPKTILGIFSGDTLFNVGVGNCFRGGDANALYETINNRYANLPDNCRLYPGHDYWENNLAFSKHIEPIHEERELFQKTLTPHMISTIGLEKKLSPFFRRDLESIKDRLTEMGETVTDDRSVFLLLRKLRDHW